Proteins encoded within one genomic window of Sebastes fasciatus isolate fSebFas1 chromosome 18, fSebFas1.pri, whole genome shotgun sequence:
- the slc5a6a gene encoding solute carrier family 5 member 6a, with the protein MGEVVLMHFTTVDYVIFALLLVASTGIGLFYAFSGGRQRTTQEFLMADRSMSCLPVSLSLLATFQSAVAILGAPSEVYTFGTQYWFLGCSYFLGLLIPAHIFIPVFYRLRLSSAYEYLELRFNKTVRICGTVTFIFQMVIYMGVVLYAPALALNAVTGFDLWGAVLAMGLVCTVYTALGGLKAVIWTDVFQTVVMFAGQLAVIVVGASQAGGMAEVWRKAVNGSRIAGLDLNPDPLERHTFWTLGVGGVFLMLALYGVNQAQVQRYLSSRTEKEAVMSCYVVFPCQQIVLCLGCLMGLVMFARYGEDSPLDKGYVKTNDQMVLYFVMDVFKDLPGLAGLFVACLFSGALSTISSAFNSLATVTMEDLIKPQFPNMTEAKATLLSKGLALVYGLVCLAMAYLASVMGSVLQAAFSIFGMVGGPLLGVFCLGLFFPWANSTGAVVGLVSGLAMAFWIGIGNFVMRMSGPVPLNATALPPFDNMTTAVMTTLLSATTAKPRPRGVEALYSLSYMWYSAHNSTVVVVVGLIVSLLTGPMKEKDLTPGTVFPVLGTLLFFLPERYREKLCCVTPLSPPVQKPKEINAQPYQMAKRDGNGAAYCKEDTVTEDKEAESDQAQTEDEDLEARIALPACQLAAHTVQETAL; encoded by the exons ATGGGGGAGGTAGTCCTAATGCACTTCACCACCGTGGACTACGTCATCTTCGCATTGCTGTTGGTGGCGTCCACCGGCATCGGCCTCTTCTACGCCTTCTCCGGCGGACGCCAGCGCACAACACAG GAGTTCCTGATGGCCGATCGCTCCATGAGCTGCCTGCCCGTGTCTCTGTCCCTGCTGGCCACTTTCCAGTCGGCCGTGGCCATCCTGGGCGCTCCGTCCGAGGTGTACACCTTCGGGACACAGTACTGGTTCCTGGGCTGCTCCTACTTCTTGGGCCTGCTCATCCCAGCTCACATTTTCATACCAGTCTTCTACAGACTGCGGCTGTCCAGCGCCTACGAG TATCTGGAGCTGCGCTTCAACAAGACGGTTCGCATATGTGGGACGGTGACCTTCATCTTTCAGATG GTCATTTATATGGGGGTGGTCCTGTATGCTCCAGCGTTGGCACTCAATGCAG TGACAGGTTTTGACCTATGGGGGGCAGTGCTGGCCATGGGGTTGGTGTGCACTGTCTATACTGCTCTG GGGGGTCTGAAGGCGGTGATCTGGACCGACGTGTTCCAGACGGTGGTGATGTTCGCGGGCCAGCTGGCGGTCATCGTGGTGGGGGCCAGTCAGGCAGGGGGCATGGCGGAGGTGTGGAGGAAAGCGGTTAACGGCAGCCGCATCGCTGGACTAGA TCTGAACCCCGACCCTCTGGAGCGCCACACCTTCTGGACACTGGGCGTGGGAGGAGTCTTCCTGATGCTGGCTCTGTACGGGGTTAACCAGGCCCAGGTCCAGAGGTACCTCAGCTCTCGTACGGAGAAAGAGGCCGTCAT GTCCTGCTACGTAGTGTTCCCGTGCCAGCAGATCGTCCTGTGTTTGGGTTGTCTGATGGGTCTGGTCATGTTTGCTCGCTATGGAGAGGACAGCCCTCTGGACAAGGGCTACGTCAAAACCAACGACCAG ATGGTGCTGTACTTTGTGATGGACGTGTTCAAGGACCTGCCCGGGCTCGCGGGACTGTTTGTGGCCTGTCTCTTCAGTGGAGCTCTCAG CACCATCTCATCAGCCTTTAACTCcctagcaacagtaaccatGGAGGACCTGATTAAACCTCAATTTCCAAACATGACTGAAGCTAAAGCGACGCTGCTCTCCAAGGGACTCG CTTTGGTCTAtggtctggtgtgtctggctaTGGCCTACCTCGCCTCTGTAATGGGATCTGTGCTGCAG GCAGCCTTCAGCATCTTTGGGATGGTGGGTGGTCCTCTGCTGGGCGTCTTCTGTCTGGGACTCTTCTTCCCCTGGGCAAACTCCACC GGCGCGGTGGTCGGGCTAGTATCGGGCCTCGCCATGGCCTTCTGGATCGGCATCGGCAACTTCGTGATGCGCATGTCCGGTCCGGTCCCGCTCAACGCCACTGCTCTGCCCCCGTTCGACAACATGACCACCGCCGTCATGACTACGCTGCTCAGCGCCACCACAGCCAAGCCGAG GCCAAGGGGCGTGGAGGCACTCTACTCGCTGTCCTACATGTGGTACAGCGCTCACAACTCCaccgtggtggtggtggtgggactGATAGTCAGCCTGCTAACAG GACCCATGAAGGAGAAGGATCTGACCCCCGGCACGGTGTTTCCGGTCCTGGGCACGCTGCTCTTCTTCCTGCCTGAGCGCTACAGGGAGAAGCTCTGCTGCGTCACTCCCCTGTCCCCTCCGGTCCAGAAG CCCAAAGAAATCAACGCACAGCCTTACCAGATGGCCAAGAGAGACGGCAACGGAGCGGCTTACTGCAAAGAGGACACCGTCACAGAGGACAAGGAAGCGGAGAGTGACCAGGCACAAACGGAGGACGAAGACTTGGAGGCGAGGATCGCTCTGCCTGCATGTCAACTGGCGGCTCACACGGTTCAGGAGACGGCCTTGTGA